CAGACGAGATCCGCCGGCTGCAGGACGCGGGCGACTACGACTTCCGCGACGTGGCCCGCCCGATGCCCTACGGCCTGACCGAGGGCGAGGACGGCCCCGAGGGCGAGACGTTCGAGTGGGCGCTCCAGACCGACGGCTGCGGCGACTGCGCGTTCTACGAAGAGGGAGCGACGTCGGAGACGCCACACGGAGACGGCGGCGCTGCCGGAGAGGCGGGCACGGGCGCCTGCACGGTCCACGACGACCGACCGCTGATCTGCCGGACCTATCCATTCTCGGTGGCGCTGGGCGGGACCAGCCAGCCGATGGGCGAGGCCGTAGACGAGGAGGGCGTCGTCCGCGCGCACGAGTGCGAGGGGTTGGGCCGGGACATCGACCGCGACGAGGCCGAGGAACTGGCCGCGGCGCTCAGGGAGCGCGCTGTCCGGGAACTGGAGGAGGCCATCGCCGTCCGGGAGAACTACGAGCCGGTAGACGTGGACGGCGACGTGGTGGTACACGATTCCGAGGGGGCGAAACGCCCCGACGGAACTCCCTTCGACGCTACTCCTCGATAATCTCGCCGACGGCGAAGTTGGACTTGACCTCGGTGACCTCGATCTTGACCCGCTCGCCGATCTCGGCCCCGGGGACGATGATGACGTAGCCGCGCTCGACGCGCGCGATGCCGTCGCCCTGCTTGCCGATGTCCTCGACCTCGACGTACCGGATCTCCCCCTCTTCGACTGGCGGCTGGGGCTCCGAGGGCGTCCCGGAAGAACCGCTCTCGCTCTCGTCGCTCTCCCCCTCGGCGGCGATGAGCGCGACGCGATAGGTGTCGCCGGACTGTACGGACCCCGTCTCCACTTCCCGACGTGGCACCTCGACGACGTAGCGGTCGTCGTCGTCGGTGACTTCGGCGCTGAACAGACACAGGAGTTTCTCTGAGATTTCCACAGTGTAGACCTCCACTCGCGGCATGCGTGGCCTCTGATATAGTTGTTGCCGTCTCGACGGGACTGAGGCACCCGTCCGCGACCGCCCCGCTCGATTGGTTCGCGTTACTCCCAGCTAACCCGACGTTACTGCGGGGCCCGCAGTCACGTCCAGCGTTACCCGCCCGTACCAACCGCCGCGGTGAGGCGGTCCGGCGACGGGCGCGCGACCGGTGCGACGTCGGCCGCGAACGGACGGCGACGCGTCGTGCCGGCCGAAAACCGCAGGACAGGAGCGGGTTAACCGACTGTACCAAACGCACTAAGACCGAACCACCTCTACGAATTTTCATGAGCACGACAGCGAACGTAACGGTCGACGCCGGACTCTCCGAGAAGCAAGCCCACATCCTCGAGTTCCTCCGCGAGAACGCGGACACGCAGACGTACTTCAAGTCCCGGCTCATCGGCGAGGAACTCGGGCTCTCGGCGAAGGAAGTCGGCACGAACATGACCGCCATCGCCGAGGGCGACTTCGACGTCGACGTCGAGAAGTGGGGCTACTCCTCGGCGACGACCTGGAAGGTCACGACCTGATTCCCCCTATCTTCCCCCCTGCGACGACCTCCCATCGTCGCCCGGGCCTCCACGGCGCGCTCCCCCCCTGCGCTCCCCTGCGGTAGCGTCCACTTCGCGTTCTCCCCCCTGCGACAGGCGTCGCCCCCGCCCGTCGCTGTCGGGCTCTCCTCACACGTCCCTCAGCGGCGCGACTCCGCGCCGGTCGCGCGAACCGCCGGTTCTTCGACCACGCGAACGGGCGACGGAATCCGAGAACTGACCGCGGACCCCGATCAGGGGTCGTAGGAAACGAGGTCGGCGGACTCGCGCGCGAGCGCGGCCGCCTCGTCGCCGAAGGAGTCGGCGTACCTGAGCACGAGCACCAGCAGCGTCTCCGGGACGGCGACGGTGTAGTCCTCGCGGTCGAGCAGCCCGGCCTCCTCCAACTCGGCGGCGTACTTGCTGACGGTCGGGCGGGAGACATCGACGCGATCGGCGAGGTCGCCGGCGGACAGCGTCGGATCCCGAAGCAGGGCCACGAGCATGCCTCGCGGCGTCTCCCGGCGGAGGTACCCCAGCGCCACCTTCTCGCGCTCGGTGAACTCGCCGGCCAGGAAGAAGCGCCGGTAGTCGCCGTCACGGCGACTCTCGACGGTGTCCTCGCCCTCGAGTTCGCGGAGGTGGTGCTGGGTCTCGCCGGTTCCCAGTTGCAGGTCGTCGCGGATCTTCGAGAAGTGCGCGCCGGGCGTCGTCGAAACGTACCCGGCGATCGCGCTTCGGGCGTCGCTGTCGCTGTCGTCGGACGAGAAGCGTACGAGCGGGCTCGACGCGCCCAGGGCGGCGAACCGCCGGAGCGTCGCCCGCTTCGACTCGTCGACCCCACCGTCACCAGCCATCGTTGCGTTATACGGGGACCAGTAATTTAACCGCTTCGCCTAGGACCCCTCTCCGTCGCCGGTCGGGCCGGCGCCGGCGTCGTCGTTCCCGGTCGCCTGCGACCCGAACTCCTGGTCCATCTCGTCGATGACCTCGTCCGGGTCCGAGATCTCGTTGGGGTCCTGGCCGTGCTTGACGGCCTGTGCCTCCTGCTCCATCTCCTCGACGTCGACGTCGGCCTCTTGGTCGATCTGGCCGAGGATCTCCTCGATGTCGTCGAGCCCGAGCATCTCGCGGGACTCCTCGTCGAAGTCCAGCGCCTCGAGAACGTGGCCGTTCTCCTTCACGTCGGAGCCGGTGAGGTGCTTGCCGTAGCGGCCGACCAGCGACGTGACCTCCTGGGGCAGGACGAAGGTCGTGGACTCGCTCTGACCGATGCCTTCCAGCGTCTCCATCCCCTTGTCGATGATGGCGCGTTCGCCCATCGCCTCGGCGGACTTCGCGCGGAGGACGGTCGAGATGGCGTCACCCTGGGCTTCCAGGATCTGGCTCTGCTTCTCACCCTGGGCGCGGATGATGTTGGACTGCTTGTCACCCTCGGCGGTCTCGATGGCGGAGCGCCGTTCACCCTGTGCTTCTAGGATCATGGCGCGGCGCTTCCGCTCCGCGGAGGTCTGCTGCTCCATGGCCTGCTGGACGTCCTTCGAGGGGTTGACCTCGCGGACCTCGACGGACTCGACGCGGATCCCCCACTCGTCGGTGGGCTCGTCGAGTTCCTGGCGGATCCGGGAGTTGATCTCGCCTCGCTTGTTGAGCGTGTCGTCCAGTTCCATGTCGCCCAGCACCGCCCGCAGCGTCGTCTGGGCGAGGTTGGAGGTCGCGCGCTCGTAGTTCTCGACCTCGAGGAACGCCTTCTTGGGGTTCATCACCTTGATGTAGACCACGGCGTCGGCGGTCACCGGCGAGTTGTCGCGGGTGATGGCCTCCTGGCGCGGGACGTCCAGCGTCTGGGTCCGCATGTCGAATCGCGTGACGTCCGAGACGAAGGGATAGATGAAGTGAATCCCCTGGTCGAGGAGCCCGCGGTAGGACCCGAGGACCGTGTATGCTCCCTGCTGATACGGTCGGATGATGACGATGCTCGAGTACACCACTGCGATCGCCAGCAAGAGGAGGACGACCGCGATCAGACCGAGACCGAGGCCGGCACCTCCCTGGAGGGCTACGCTTGGTAGCATAACGTGCGGAACTCAGAGAGCCTGAAATAAAAGTGTTCTGTCAGCCGTTCACACAGTGCTGGCCGTTCGCGCCGGGCGAGCCGTCAGGCCGCGTCGGACTCCACGTCGCGGTCACGGTCCGCCTCGTCGTCGGCGTCCACGCCGTTCGCCCGATCGCGCGCGAGTTCGCGGTCGATCTCGTCGGTGCTCGCGACGCGCTCGACCGTCAGGACGTTACCGCCGCCGGGGTCGACGACCATCACTTCCTCGCCCTCCTCGATCACCCCGTCGACGCTGCGGGCCCGGAAGTAGGGGTTGAATCCGCCGTCCTCGAGCTTGACCTCGCCGTCGGAGTGGGTGACCCGTTCGGTGACCCGGCCGAACTGGCCCCGAAGCGAGTTCGAGTCGGTCGTACTCGCCGCGCCCTCGCCGCCGTGCAGGTCGATCTGTCGGTAGCCCCACAGCGTCAGGGCCGTCGCCGCCAGCACGACCAC
This genomic interval from Halomicrobium urmianum contains the following:
- a CDS encoding NfeD family protein; protein product: MASLFSESVSTLLLLGGTILLVAEALAPGAHFFVLGVALLVAGIVGLLMPGGLGILAPIILAVVVLAATALTLWGYRQIDLHGGEGAASTTDSNSLRGQFGRVTERVTHSDGEVKLEDGGFNPYFRARSVDGVIEEGEEVMVVDPGGGNVLTVERVASTDEIDRELARDRANGVDADDEADRDRDVESDAA
- a CDS encoding TRAM domain-containing protein yields the protein MEISEKLLCLFSAEVTDDDDRYVVEVPRREVETGSVQSGDTYRVALIAAEGESDESESGSSGTPSEPQPPVEEGEIRYVEVEDIGKQGDGIARVERGYVIIVPGAEIGERVKIEVTEVKSNFAVGEIIEE
- a CDS encoding DUF7123 family protein, which produces MSTTANVTVDAGLSEKQAHILEFLRENADTQTYFKSRLIGEELGLSAKEVGTNMTAIAEGDFDVDVEKWGYSSATTWKVTT
- a CDS encoding YkgJ family cysteine cluster protein → MESLEDELARAHDLDVAELADAVESIGFECTRCGACCKAETSCGSGGDAESGDADGDEAETEPHTATVFPDEIRRLQDAGDYDFRDVARPMPYGLTEGEDGPEGETFEWALQTDGCGDCAFYEEGATSETPHGDGGAAGEAGTGACTVHDDRPLICRTYPFSVALGGTSQPMGEAVDEEGVVRAHECEGLGRDIDRDEAEELAAALRERAVRELEEAIAVRENYEPVDVDGDVVVHDSEGAKRPDGTPFDATPR
- a CDS encoding SPFH domain-containing protein — encoded protein: MLPSVALQGGAGLGLGLIAVVLLLLAIAVVYSSIVIIRPYQQGAYTVLGSYRGLLDQGIHFIYPFVSDVTRFDMRTQTLDVPRQEAITRDNSPVTADAVVYIKVMNPKKAFLEVENYERATSNLAQTTLRAVLGDMELDDTLNKRGEINSRIRQELDEPTDEWGIRVESVEVREVNPSKDVQQAMEQQTSAERKRRAMILEAQGERRSAIETAEGDKQSNIIRAQGEKQSQILEAQGDAISTVLRAKSAEAMGERAIIDKGMETLEGIGQSESTTFVLPQEVTSLVGRYGKHLTGSDVKENGHVLEALDFDEESREMLGLDDIEEILGQIDQEADVDVEEMEQEAQAVKHGQDPNEISDPDEVIDEMDQEFGSQATGNDDAGAGPTGDGEGS
- a CDS encoding winged helix-turn-helix transcriptional regulator — translated: MAGDGGVDESKRATLRRFAALGASSPLVRFSSDDSDSDARSAIAGYVSTTPGAHFSKIRDDLQLGTGETQHHLRELEGEDTVESRRDGDYRRFFLAGEFTEREKVALGYLRRETPRGMLVALLRDPTLSAGDLADRVDVSRPTVSKYAAELEEAGLLDREDYTVAVPETLLVLVLRYADSFGDEAAALARESADLVSYDP